In Bacteroidia bacterium, a genomic segment contains:
- a CDS encoding isoaspartyl peptidase/L-asparaginase, producing the protein MKIFRLMMINFMVTACMPAQVPRPDYVMVIHGGAGAIKQSEMSPENEALYRTGLQDALDAGAAVLANDGTAEDAVEAAIRTMEDNPMFNAGKGAVFTNLETVELDASFMSGKTRNAGSVAGVKTVRHPISGARLVMDSSVHVMLAGEGADIYAKEMGLEIVDNTFFHTEKRLKQLRAMVSPEQVQPGDKTEPLIKKHGTVGCVALDKAGNLAAGTSTGGMMNKRYGRVGDAPIIGAGTYANNATCAVSCTGHGEYFIRNVIAYDVSALMEYGGKTLPEAADYVIHDKLAQLGGTGGLIAVDKEGNIAMPFNTDGMFRGFVKANGETNIEIYGKTTAGK; encoded by the coding sequence ATGAAAATATTTCGTCTGATGATGATAAACTTTATGGTTACCGCCTGCATGCCCGCACAGGTACCTCGGCCTGATTATGTTATGGTCATTCATGGCGGTGCCGGTGCCATCAAACAAAGCGAAATGTCTCCGGAAAATGAGGCATTATATCGCACCGGACTACAGGATGCACTGGACGCCGGGGCAGCGGTTCTCGCAAATGACGGTACTGCCGAAGACGCTGTCGAGGCGGCTATCAGGACAATGGAAGACAACCCCATGTTTAATGCAGGCAAAGGCGCTGTTTTTACCAATCTTGAAACGGTCGAACTGGACGCTTCATTTATGAGCGGAAAAACCCGAAATGCAGGATCCGTTGCCGGAGTAAAAACGGTGAGGCATCCCATATCTGGTGCACGGCTGGTCATGGATTCCTCCGTTCACGTCATGTTGGCTGGGGAAGGTGCAGATATCTATGCAAAAGAAATGGGGCTCGAGATCGTGGATAACACTTTCTTCCACACCGAAAAAAGACTGAAACAACTCCGCGCCATGGTATCACCCGAACAAGTGCAGCCCGGCGATAAAACCGAGCCATTAATAAAAAAGCATGGAACCGTGGGCTGTGTGGCTTTAGACAAAGCCGGCAATCTGGCCGCAGGTACTTCCACCGGAGGAATGATGAACAAAAGATATGGCAGGGTAGGGGATGCGCCCATTATCGGAGCGGGTACCTATGCCAACAACGCAACCTGCGCCGTTTCCTGTACCGGCCACGGAGAATATTTTATCCGCAATGTCATTGCCTATGACGTGTCGGCGCTGATGGAATATGGCGGTAAAACCCTGCCAGAGGCAGCGGATTATGTCATTCATGACAAACTCGCCCAGCTGGGCGGTACCGGCGGCCTGATCGCCGTTGACAAAGAAGGCAATATTGCCATGCCTTTCAACACCGACGGGATGTTTCGCGGTTTTGTCAAAGCCAATGGCGAAACAAACATTGAAATCTACGGCAAAACTACTGCCGGTAAATAA
- a CDS encoding response regulator has translation MNQAKPVLLVEDNLADEKLALLAFRKLGIPYQIDVARDGEEALEYLFGPERKSGNKPYPILIIMDLRLPKVDGLEVLERIRKNPDTQMIPVIVFTTSSDAGDIRNSYLYGANSFISKPVDLEEFDELMEMTMTYWLEYNQYPL, from the coding sequence ATGAATCAGGCAAAGCCGGTCCTACTGGTAGAAGACAATCTGGCAGATGAAAAACTGGCACTCCTGGCATTTCGAAAACTGGGCATTCCATACCAGATAGATGTAGCCAGAGATGGAGAAGAGGCATTGGAGTATTTATTTGGGCCAGAAAGGAAATCGGGAAACAAACCTTACCCGATCCTTATTATTATGGATTTACGATTACCCAAAGTAGATGGGTTGGAGGTTCTTGAAAGAATCAGGAAAAATCCCGATACCCAAATGATACCCGTGATCGTGTTTACCACCTCCAGTGATGCCGGAGATATTCGCAACAGCTACCTCTATGGCGCCAATAGTTTTATCAGTAAACCTGTCGATCTTGAAGAGTTTGATGAACTGATGGAAATGACGATGACCTACTGGCTGGAATACAATCAATACCCCCTGTAA
- a CDS encoding YbjN domain-containing protein encodes MEDLTYHYAIVEKAIRDLGVDPTTCRGESPGSWNMVKGSARIMLDLWYVEQEKRAYFSVISPVMKFPKSGSESLSRELLSINHLLYGAAFTLYNDVVYMRTIREVDGMDSNEAGAMLLRVANYADHYDDILQQKFPYMEKMGF; translated from the coding sequence ATGGAGGATTTAACTTATCATTACGCCATCGTTGAAAAAGCCATTCGCGATCTCGGAGTTGATCCAACTACCTGTCGGGGAGAAAGTCCGGGTTCCTGGAATATGGTCAAAGGCTCTGCGAGAATCATGCTGGATCTCTGGTATGTCGAACAGGAAAAACGCGCTTATTTTAGTGTCATTTCTCCGGTCATGAAGTTTCCCAAATCTGGTTCAGAATCACTTTCGAGAGAATTACTTTCGATCAACCACCTGCTGTATGGAGCAGCGTTTACCCTGTATAATGATGTAGTGTATATGCGTACCATCCGCGAGGTGGACGGCATGGACTCCAATGAAGCGGGTGCTATGCTGCTTCGGGTAGCCAACTACGCAGATCATTACGACGATATCCTTCAGCAAAAATTTCCCTATATGGAAAAAATGGGTTTTTGA
- a CDS encoding T9SS type A sorting domain-containing protein: MKTPLLILTFLCLHLAGIAQILPPQFEWARSMGGWQDDNLADLVVAEDGSVYVTGSFTDFICFDTLCFPAASPDTSDIFLAKYDSVGVLQWAKVLGGGGVDQGKTLALDSQGNVFLGAGFSGKIDLGGGSVIANNQTPNDFSPRDFIIIKISYSGDFLSFLHPLGKNVIALIEEITISEEGRLYIAGKSSSDSLIFSKTFFLPQTNTDRFFIAGFEGDFSPIFVSEITLPNSSFSEIRELQSGNNGDIYLSGRFSDSMIIGGHTFLQSRSLGRFLAKFEGNGKFRWAKIIPEELYGVSIDERGHTYVTGYLSNTESFDSELILEKGNFILSFNEEGKIVWGKNVFQEGFGYTHTFYNRGQVYLATAFRDKIIINSKIFFSQGQTDILIARYDTLGTCIWVKATGSSSIDRISSINGNKNGDVVIGGWFNYSSTSFDSLIVQNLAPGRNELFIAQLHRDSLPPLPQPPAEWTVYPNPFEGHVFLWGDFVLGPLDISLFDLSGREIWKTQMLIEDTIFPIRLSVPVLPDGFYLLRLGQGGQEIVKKMVRT, encoded by the coding sequence ATGAAAACACCCCTCCTGATCCTTACTTTTCTGTGCCTGCACCTCGCAGGGATCGCGCAGATACTGCCGCCGCAGTTTGAGTGGGCGCGAAGTATGGGCGGCTGGCAGGACGACAACCTCGCCGACCTCGTCGTGGCCGAAGACGGAAGTGTGTATGTCACCGGCTCTTTTACGGATTTTATCTGCTTCGACACCCTCTGTTTTCCCGCTGCCAGCCCCGATACTTCCGATATTTTTCTGGCTAAGTACGACTCGGTGGGGGTGTTGCAGTGGGCAAAAGTATTGGGCGGAGGCGGAGTGGATCAAGGCAAAACCCTCGCACTCGATAGCCAGGGAAATGTGTTTCTGGGGGCGGGGTTTTCGGGGAAAATAGATTTGGGGGGAGGTTCTGTAATTGCAAATAATCAAACACCTAATGATTTTTCGCCCAGAGACTTTATCATAATTAAAATTTCCTATTCCGGAGATTTCTTGTCATTTTTACATCCACTTGGAAAAAATGTAATAGCTTTAATTGAAGAAATAACTATTTCTGAAGAAGGGCGACTTTACATCGCAGGAAAATCTTCTTCTGACAGTCTGATTTTTAGTAAAACTTTTTTTTTGCCACAAACTAATACAGATCGGTTTTTTATAGCAGGATTTGAAGGTGACTTTAGTCCGATATTCGTCTCAGAAATTACATTACCCAATAGCTCCTTCAGTGAAATTCGGGAGTTACAGTCAGGGAATAACGGCGATATTTATCTTTCCGGAAGGTTTAGTGATTCAATGATTATCGGGGGGCATACTTTTTTGCAATCGAGATCCCTGGGACGGTTTCTGGCCAAGTTTGAAGGGAATGGAAAATTTCGTTGGGCAAAAATAATTCCAGAAGAACTTTACGGTGTGAGTATTGATGAACGAGGACACACTTATGTGACAGGATATTTATCAAATACAGAATCATTCGATTCGGAGCTGATTTTAGAAAAAGGAAATTTTATTTTATCATTTAATGAAGAGGGTAAAATTGTTTGGGGGAAAAATGTTTTTCAGGAAGGGTTTGGTTACACCCACACTTTTTATAACAGAGGGCAAGTGTATCTGGCTACAGCCTTCCGTGATAAAATAATAATTAATTCCAAAATATTCTTTTCACAAGGGCAAACGGATATATTAATTGCACGTTATGACACTTTGGGTACTTGCATTTGGGTGAAGGCAACAGGAAGCAGTTCAATTGATAGAATTTCCAGTATTAACGGCAATAAAAATGGAGATGTAGTAATTGGCGGATGGTTCAATTATAGCTCAACCTCTTTTGATTCGCTTATTGTTCAGAATCTTGCACCTGGGCGAAATGAATTATTTATCGCCCAACTCCACCGCGACAGTCTCCCACCACTTCCTCAACCTCCCGCAGAGTGGACGGTATATCCCAATCCTTTTGAGGGTCATGTCTTCCTTTGGGGTGATTTTGTGCTGGGGCCGCTAGATATAAGCTTATTTGACTTGTCCGGTCGGGAAATCTGGAAGACGCAGATGTTGATTGAGGATACTATTTTTCCTATCCGTCTATCCGTGCCAGTGCTGCCGGATGGGTTTTATTTGCTGCGGCTTGGGCAGGGGGGACAGGAAATCGTGAAGAAGATGGTGAGGACTTAG
- a CDS encoding T9SS type A sorting domain-containing protein, translating to MKTPLLSVTFLCLHLAVVAQIPPPQFEWARSMGGWQDDDLADLAVAEDGSVYVTGSFTDFICFDTLCFPAASPDTSDIFLAKYDSVGVLQWAKVLGGGGVDQGKALALDSQGNVFLGAGFSGKIDVGGVFLQANNPKKSFYNPLDFFIAKISPQGSILAIFHPNGQAISWLYQISTDRRDNLYIAGITNSDSLIFSDELFLKTNGPGQFFIARLDSVFHPQYLTECVFPGSGARAIKEIEPNRQGELFLTGYFGDTMIVQGNMLSLGLSSHHFLLKLDANGEYQWSELFNGTDIWDMTLDERGNIYFTGSMRDSVLFDTLIVNLGRAKYLAKYSSEGRVQWVKKPVNGFFNNPSLFYNRGQLYLAGSFSHTITIGDSTFTSPREEQLLIARYDTTGNLVWVRAIKNISDHRLIQIQGNTKGDVTLAGGYNYNGLFFDSTLVLNVFPAYMDVFVAQLHRDSLSPLPQPPAEWTVYPNPFEDHVFLWGDFIQGALELSLYDLSGREVWKTQMLVEDTIFPLRVSVPVLPGGFYLLRLGQGGREIVKKMVRV from the coding sequence ATGAAAACACCCCTCCTGAGCGTTACTTTTCTGTGCCTGCACCTCGCGGTGGTCGCGCAGATACCGCCGCCACAGTTTGAGTGGGCGCGGAGTATGGGCGGCTGGCAGGATGACGACCTCGCCGACCTCGCCGTGGCCGAAGACGGAAGTGTGTATGTCACCGGCTCTTTTACGGATTTTATCTGCTTCGACACCCTCTGTTTTCCCGCTGCCAGCCCCGATACTTCCGATATTTTTCTGGCTAAGTACGACTCGGTGGGGGTGTTGCAGTGGGCAAAGGTATTGGGCGGAGGCGGAGTGGATCAAGGCAAAGCCCTCGCACTCGACAGCCAGGGAAATGTGTTTCTCGGGGCGGGGTTTTCGGGGAAAATAGATGTAGGGGGAGTCTTCTTGCAAGCGAATAATCCCAAAAAATCTTTTTATAACCCCTTAGACTTTTTTATTGCAAAAATTTCTCCTCAAGGTAGTATTCTAGCTATTTTTCATCCTAACGGACAAGCCATTTCCTGGTTATACCAAATTTCTACAGATAGAAGAGATAATTTATACATAGCCGGGATCACAAACTCGGACAGTCTTATTTTTAGTGACGAATTATTCCTCAAAACGAATGGCCCGGGTCAGTTTTTTATTGCCCGATTAGATTCTGTATTTCATCCTCAATACCTTACTGAGTGCGTGTTTCCGGGTTCGGGAGCAAGGGCAATAAAGGAAATAGAACCCAATCGGCAGGGCGAACTTTTTCTCACCGGTTATTTTGGGGATACCATGATTGTTCAGGGCAACATGCTTTCCCTCGGACTTTCCTCCCATCACTTTTTACTGAAACTGGATGCCAACGGGGAGTATCAATGGTCGGAACTGTTTAACGGAACAGATATTTGGGATATGACCCTTGATGAAAGAGGGAATATCTATTTCACAGGAAGCATGAGAGATAGTGTTTTATTCGATACACTTATCGTAAATCTGGGGCGAGCCAAATATCTGGCCAAATATTCTTCAGAAGGACGAGTCCAATGGGTGAAAAAACCGGTTAATGGCTTCTTTAATAACCCTTCCCTCTTCTACAACCGGGGGCAGTTATACCTGGCAGGATCATTCTCCCACACCATCACCATCGGGGATAGTACTTTCACCTCCCCCCGTGAAGAGCAATTGCTGATTGCCCGGTATGATACAACAGGAAATCTGGTTTGGGTTCGGGCGATAAAAAACATTTCCGATCATCGGCTTATTCAGATTCAAGGAAATACAAAAGGCGACGTTACCCTTGCCGGTGGGTACAATTACAATGGACTTTTTTTTGACTCTACACTCGTACTCAATGTCTTCCCTGCTTATATGGATGTCTTTGTTGCCCAACTCCACCGCGACAGCCTGTCTCCACTACCCCAGCCTCCCGCAGAGTGGACAGTATATCCCAATCCTTTTGAGGATCATGTCTTCCTCTGGGGAGACTTCATACAAGGGGCGTTGGAACTCTCATTGTACGATCTCTCCGGCAGAGAAGTCTGGAAAACGCAGATGCTGGTGGAGGATACTATTTTTCCTCTACGAGTATCCGTGCCAGTTTTGCCGGGTGGGTTTTATTTGCTACGACTTGGGCAGGGGGGACGGGAAATCGTGAAGAAGATGGTGAGGGTCTAA
- a CDS encoding DUF433 domain-containing protein, whose amino-acid sequence MNWQDYIESNPKIMFGKPVIKGTRIPVELILEKLSLGESIPQLLKAYPHISEKAIFACFAFAAESVRNEIILPLAS is encoded by the coding sequence ATGAACTGGCAGGATTATATAGAGTCAAACCCTAAAATAATGTTTGGGAAACCGGTAATCAAAGGTACGCGCATTCCGGTAGAATTAATCCTTGAAAAATTGTCTTTGGGCGAATCTATTCCCCAATTATTAAAAGCCTATCCCCATATCTCGGAAAAGGCAATTTTTGCCTGTTTTGCGTTCGCTGCCGAATCTGTCCGTAATGAAATTATCCTGCCCCTCGCTTCCTAA
- a CDS encoding DUF5615 family PIN-like protein, producing MKFLADENTDGIMVALLRQKGFTVLDIKELSPGIDDIEVLKMANQENAILITEDKDFGELVYRLKMVNHGVMLIRLSGWESSQKGKYVAEVIDRHKEQFWDSFSVISTDKIRIRKMMK from the coding sequence ATGAAATTTTTGGCGGATGAAAACACCGATGGGATTATGGTAGCCTTACTTAGGCAAAAAGGATTTACGGTATTAGACATTAAAGAACTATCTCCAGGCATTGATGATATTGAAGTCTTGAAAATGGCGAATCAAGAGAATGCCATCCTGATTACAGAGGATAAAGATTTTGGAGAATTAGTCTATCGGCTAAAAATGGTAAATCATGGGGTAATGCTTATTCGGTTGAGCGGATGGGAAAGCAGCCAGAAAGGCAAATATGTGGCAGAAGTCATAGACCGGCACAAAGAACAGTTTTGGGACTCATTTTCAGTCATCAGTACTGATAAAATCCGAATCCGTAAAATGATGAAGTGA
- a CDS encoding T9SS type A sorting domain-containing protein, with protein MKTPLLIVAFLCLRLAVVAQIPPPQFEWARSMGGWQDDDLADLAVAEDGSVYVTGSFKDFICFDTLCFPAASPDTSDIFLAKYDSVGVLQWAKAWGGRGIDEGKALALDKDQNLYITGIFADTFAVDHHLLQSRDAGRSRQFYTDIFILKLNPQGEILAISLVGGRSLDRVETLHLDSSGDIHIAGWFYSDSLFLVNSFSLMGKNDSYKLFWVKYDSDLKIVRAKKMEVSQNFSPHIHNISSDNYGIYLYGFFGDSLVIENNVLTSSKSSHNFLMRWNKEGTYQWSELFTKAQIYDMAVDEAENVYLFGEMGDSAIFDTLTFMEGRAIYLAKYSSEGRVQWVKKPVNGLLNNQSICYNRGQLYLTGSFSHTITIGDSTFTSPRVEQLLIARYDTTGNLVWVRRVASTSYFSPLRVRGNTKGDVTLAGGYNYNGLFFDSTLVINVFPAYMDVFVAQLHRDSLPLLPKPPAEWAVYPNPFEDHLFLWGDFLQGVLELSLYDLSGREIWKTQMLMEDTIFPLHVPIPVLSAGFYLLQIGQGRRSVVKKMIKR; from the coding sequence ATGAAAACACCCCTCCTGATCGTTGCTTTCTTATGCCTGCGCCTCGCGGTGGTCGCACAAATACCGCCGCCCCAGTTTGAGTGGGCGCGGAGTATGGGCGGCTGGCAGGATGACGACCTCGCCGACCTCGCCGTGGCCGAAGACGGAAGTGTGTATGTCACCGGCTCTTTTAAGGATTTTATCTGCTTCGATACCCTCTGTTTTCCCGCCGCCAGCCCCGATACTTCCGATATTTTTCTGGCGAAGTATGACTCCGTGGGGGTGTTGCAGTGGGCTAAAGCCTGGGGTGGAAGAGGAATAGACGAGGGAAAAGCGCTGGCGCTGGACAAAGACCAAAATCTGTATATAACCGGGATATTTGCCGACACCTTTGCGGTAGATCATCATCTTCTTCAATCCCGGGATGCCGGAAGATCGAGGCAATTTTACACAGATATTTTTATCCTTAAGCTAAATCCACAGGGGGAGATATTAGCTATTAGTCTAGTGGGTGGCCGATCCTTGGACCGGGTCGAAACACTTCATCTGGATTCTTCCGGTGATATCCATATTGCTGGTTGGTTTTATTCGGATTCCCTATTTCTTGTGAATAGTTTTTCATTAATGGGCAAAAATGATAGTTATAAACTTTTTTGGGTTAAGTATGATTCTGATCTGAAAATTGTTCGTGCAAAAAAAATGGAAGTTTCACAAAACTTTAGTCCTCATATACATAATATAAGTTCTGATAATTATGGGATTTATTTATATGGCTTTTTTGGAGATTCTCTTGTAATCGAAAACAATGTATTAACATCTTCAAAATCCTCTCATAACTTTTTGATGAGATGGAATAAAGAAGGCACCTATCAATGGTCTGAACTTTTTACAAAAGCCCAAATCTATGATATGGCAGTGGATGAAGCGGAAAATGTGTATTTGTTTGGGGAAATGGGAGATAGTGCCATTTTTGATACCCTTACTTTCATGGAAGGTCGAGCAATATATCTGGCAAAATATTCCTCAGAAGGACGAGTACAATGGGTGAAAAAACCAGTAAATGGCTTATTAAATAATCAGTCTATCTGCTACAACCGGGGGCAGCTATATCTGACAGGATCATTCTCCCACACCATCACCATCGGGGATAGCACGTTCACTTCTCCACGTGTTGAACAATTGCTGATTGCCCGGTATGATACAACAGGAAATTTGGTTTGGGTTCGTAGAGTAGCCAGCACATCATATTTTTCACCTTTGAGAGTTAGAGGTAATACAAAAGGCGACGTTACCCTTGCCGGTGGGTACAATTACAACGGGCTTTTTTTTGACTCTACACTTGTAATCAATGTCTTCCCTGCTTATATGGATGTTTTTGTCGCCCAACTCCACCGCGACAGCCTCCCTCTGCTTCCCAAGCCTCCCGCAGAGTGGGCGGTATATCCTAATCCTTTTGAAGATCATCTCTTCCTCTGGGGAGATTTCTTACAAGGGGTGCTGGAACTCTCATTGTACGATCTTTCTGGCAGAGAAATCTGGAAAACGCAGATGCTTATGGAGGATACTATTTTTCCCCTCCACGTCCCTATACCTGTACTTTCCGCAGGGTTTTACCTGTTACAGATTGGGCAAGGGAGGAGATCTGTAGTAAAAAAAATGATTAAGAGATAA